From Portunus trituberculatus isolate SZX2019 chromosome 50, ASM1759143v1, whole genome shotgun sequence, the proteins below share one genomic window:
- the LOC123499623 gene encoding paired amphipathic helix protein Sin3a-like isoform X9, protein MNRRVDDISGRGEAVSGIVSAGGVAGGLTQGGQGVTGGPGGVGGGPGGYIRGPTITHLGTRPGQPTTPVATAGTPVPGVVPVPATTAGQGVGGAPTPLDHQPHNPASQPVFTGYGGAKVEMHTGVHHTVPAYPASLPAAPQPQVGGVANANVVHQTAAAAVGAAVAAAGATQGTGQFQRLKVEDALSYLDQVKLRFGKQPQVYNDFLDIMKEFKSQSIDTPGVIARVSQLFRGHPELIVGFNTFLPPGYKIEVQGNEQVSVSVPGQQTTVVHTPQGVHHHITSTHHPPPPPPPAVTVKPPHHPPPQRSLSAGVTQHPGPGLVGTHTVHNVTGGTSGPGGGGSSSVVTGGGGGGTGGGGGPGGGGSGVGTGAGGGAASVSQVTNVSGGNSAPSATNTSCSSNATNNTTAGTPHSTNTAPQHPNREPQPPPPPPPHHHHHHHQAPAQPVEFNHAINYVNKIKLRFQGQPDIYKQFLEILHTYQKEQRHIKDGGSIPTRALTETEVYEKVAKLFENQEDLLQEFSQFLPDATNNSATQAAVSDIMDQYRTHHGSNKAVSNDHTSVKKSNIKGSCGLGSGNNLVSGPGNTPNKTSSMFGLQLKRPHSGPTQTHTHSHAQPPVKKPKLGYLKDMSAAEAGKYATLAEYAFFDKVRKALRHEETYHNFLRCITLYNEEIITRSELVQLVHPFLTKFPDLLKWFKEFVGYREGSMGSSDIIPSTVAKQERISGDLAMEIDYTTCKRLGASYCALPKSYPQPKCSGRTSLCREVLNDTWVSFPSWSEDSTFVTSRKTQYEEYIYRCEDERFELDVVLETNLATMRVLEGVHKKLQRMSPEEAARFRLDDCLGGNSPTIHQRAIRRIYGDKAPDIIDGLKKNPVVAVPLVLRRLKAKDEEWREAQKGFNKIWREQNEKYYLKSLDHQGITFKQTDVKTIRSKSLLNDIETLFDERHEQAEENNEIITGPHMVLHYPDKFILDDAANLVIHHVKRQTTYHKDDKAKIKQIVRHFIPDLLFHTRQDMSDDEKDLDEEDEEEEDVKSEGKSEGSSRRDLRGRDCKQVSSTQCTTTTTTSTSTTNNNSNKRKTRNRGIDQEKEDYKNIRETSGNNNNNNHSKTKDDMKGKTAINGDATEDEKVNIKTELDDDKVEVKEESGNTGNGSLEPDDEYRLFMCNNNWYLFLRLHQILCCRLTTMYEHAVRIAAEEARDKKDRKEATAVALRLKPKNEIAVEDYYPAMLDMIKNVLDGNLESTAYEDTLREMFGIHAYTGFTLDKVVTGAVRQLQHLVCDEPPAQCTAMFLTEAKRGGAGGPVASAHRRLAAEQAYQKRSERLLQDENCFKVYTYKRNCRMTIELIDTEIEEGEESGGSPGTGVSPSGPIPPNSTIPPAVTEVERWSEYVEKYVSSVTPQISPAMQAQLSRKPVFLPRNLRSWRKLTAARQTNQDVEKGGCPEDVKPPVCPDMDAVDNTQCKFNLSSFKMVFVVNSDSYMYKKQALKRAKQSHEHVSQRMRSGLISWHSDWCTRHVSEADQRAATDWFLGHTDGLRPNSTRILRINDPSRPPFAPYNKYKCELDESGGS, encoded by the exons gttggAGGAGTTGCCAATGCAAATGTTGTGCACCAGACAGCTGCAGCTGCTGTTGGGGCAGCTGTTGCTGCAGCAGGGGCTACTCAGGGGACAGGCCAATTCCAAAGACTAAAAGTAGAAGATGCACTCTCCTACTTAGATCAG GTGAAGCTGAGATTTGGGAAACAACCCCAAGTTTACAATGACTTCTTGGATATtatgaaagagttcaagtcacagTCGATAGACACCCCAGGAGTTATTGCCCGTGTGTCACAACTCTTCCGTGGTCATCCAGAGCTCATTGTGGGCTTCAACACCTTTCTACCACCCGGCTACAAAATTGAGGTGCAAGGGAATGAGCAG GTGAGTGTCAGTGTGCCAGGCCAACAGACAACAGTGGTACACACTCCACAAGGAGTTCATCATCACATTACTTCCACTCATCatccaccgcctcctccacctcctgccgtCACTGTGAAACCTCCACATCATCCACCTCCTCAAAG atcATTATCAGCTGGAGTAACTCAGCATCCTGGGCCGGGTCTTGTTGGAACTCATACTGTTCATAATGTAACTGGAGGAACATCTGggccaggaggtggaggaagcagTAGTGTTGTAACTGGGGGAGGTGGGGGTGGAACCGGAGGGGGAGGAGGTCCGGGTgggggtggcagtggtgttggtactggagcaggaggaggtgctgCCAGTGTCAGTCAGGTAACCAATGTTAGTGGTGGGAACAGCGCTCCCTCAGCAACGAATACCAGTTGTAGCTCAAATGCCACTAATAACACCACTGCAGGAACGCCACACTCCACTAACACTGCCCCACAGCACCCAAACCGTgaacctcaaccaccaccaccgcctccccctcatcatcaccatcaccatcatcaggcTCCAGCACAACCTGTGGAATTCAACCATGCAATTAATTATGTTAATAAGATAAAG TTACGGTTTCAAGGTCAGCCAGATATTTATAAACAGTTCCTAGAAATCCTTCACACTTACCAAAAGGAGCAGCGGCATATCAAAGATGGAGGTTCTATTCCCACTCGAGCCCTCACAGAAACAGAAGTTTATGAAAAG GTTGCAAAATTGTTTGAAAATCAAGAAGATTTGTTGCAAGAATTCAGTCAGTTTCTCCCAGATGCTACCAACAACTCTGCAACACAGGCAGCTGTGTCAGATATTATGGATCAGTATCGGACTCATCATGGA AGTAACAAGGCAGTGAGCAATGATCATACATCAGTGAAGAAGTCAAACATCAAAGGCTCATGTGGGTTAGGATCAGGAAACAATCTCGTCAGTGGCCCAGGCAATACTCCAAACAAAACTTCAAGTATGTTTGGCCTTCAGTTGAAGCGGCCTCATTCAGGCCCCACACAAACTCACACCCATTCACATGCTCAGCCTCCAGTAAAGAAACCAAAGCTTGGCTACCTGAAGGATATGAGTGCTGCAGAAGCAGGAAAATATGCAACCTTGGCAGAGTATGCCTTTTTCGATAAG GTTCGGAAAGCTCTGCGACATGAAGAAACATACCATAATTTTTTGAGATGCATCACACTATACAATGAAGAAATTATAACCCGCTCAGAGCTAGTGCAACTAGTCCACCCGTTCCTTACCAAGTTCCCTGATCTCCTGAAGTGGTTTAAG gAGTTTGTTGGTTACAGAGAAGGCTCTATGGGTTCTTCAGATATTATACCTTCAACTGTTGccaaacaagaaagaataagtgGAGATTTAGCCATGGAAATAG ATTATACAACATGCAAGAGGTTAGGAGCTTCATACTGTGCTCTTCCCAAGTCATATCCTCAACCCAAATGTTCTGGTCGTACAAGTTTGTGTCGAGAAGTCCTCAATGACACTTGGGTGTCATTTCCTTCCTGGTCAGAAGATTCCACCTTTGTTACGTCTCGGAAAACACAGTATGAAGAGTACATATATCGATGTGAGGATGAGAGGTTTGag CTTGATGTTGTCTTAGAGACAAACTTGGCAACCATGAGAGTTCTTGAAGGAGTACACAAGAAGCTGCAAAGGATGAGTCCAGAAGAAGCAGCAAGATTCAGATTAGATGACTGCCTAGGAGGCAACTCTCCCACTATACACCAAAGGGCCATCCGTAGAATATATGGTGATAAAGCTCCTGATATAATTGACGGGCTAAAAAAGAATCCTGTTGTTGCAGTGCCTTTGGTGTTGAGGAGGCTAAAAGCAAAG GatgaggagtggagagaagCACAGAAAGGTTTCAACAAAATCTGGAGGGAACAAAATGAGAAATACTATCTAAAGTCCTTGGATCATCAGGGTATTACTTTTAAGCAGACTGATGTCAAAACCATTCGATCAAAAAGTTTATTGAACGACATAGAAACACTGTTTGATGAG CGCCATGAGCAAGCTGAAGAGAATAATGAGATAATAACTGGACCCCATATGGTACTTCATTACCCGGACAAATTTATCCTTGATGATGCAGCTAACTTAGTCATTCATCATGTCAAAAGACAAACTACTTACCACAAAGACGACAAAGCCAAAATCAAGCAAATAGTCAGGCATTTCATCCCTGATCTTCTCTTTCATACTAGACAAGATATGTCTGATGATGAAAAGGACTTAGATG aagaagatgaggaagaagaagatgttaAAAGTGAAGGCAAGAGTGAGGGAAGTAGTCGCCGAGATCTCAGAGGGCGGGATTGTAAACAAGTGTCATCTACACAAtgtaccacaaccactacaacctccacatccaccaccaataataactcaaataaaagaaaaacaagaaatagaggaattgatcaggaaaaggaagattacaAAAATATCAGGGAAACCAgtggcaacaataacaataataaccacaGTAAAACCAAAGATGATATGAAAGGCAAGACTGCAATAAATGGTGATGCAACAGAAGATGAAAAAGTTAACATAAAGACAGAATTAGATGATGATAAAGTTGAAGTAAAAGAGGAATCTGGTAACACAGGAAATGGAAGTTTGGAGCCA gATGATGAATACCGATTGTTTATGTGCAACAACAACTGGTATCTTTTTCTACGGTTGCACCAAATTCTGTGCTGTAGACTCACCACAATGTATGAGCACGCTGTCAGAATTGCAGCTGAAGAAGcgagagataaaaaagatagaaaagaagcaaCAGCAGTTGCCTTACGTCTCAAGCCTAAAA ATGAAATTGCTGTTGAGGATTATTATCCGGCCATGCTTGATATGATCAAGAATGTCCTGGATGGCAATTTGGAATCAACTGCATATGAAGACACATTACGGGAAATGTTTGGTATTCATGCTTACACAGGATTTACTTTGGATAAG GTTGTAACAGGAGCAGTAAGACAACTGCAGCATTTGGTTTGTGATGAACCTCCTGCTCAGTGCACTGCAATGTTCCTAACTGAGGCTAAGAGAGGAGGTGCTGGGGGTCCTGTAGCCTCTGCACATAGAAGATTGGCTGCAGAACAGGCATATCAAAAGAGATCAGAGCGTCTGCTGCAAGATGAAAATTGCTTCAAAGTTTATACA TACAAACGAAACTGCAGGATGACAATTGAGCTGATAGATACAGAgattgaagagggagaggagagtggaggaagtcCTGGAACTGGAGTGAGTCCCAGTGGTCCAATTCCACCTAATTCAACCATTCCACCAGCTGTAACAGAAGTTGAGAGATGGAGTgaatatgtagaaaaatatgTCTCTTCTGTTACACCTCAG ATCTCTCCTGCTATGCAGGCCCAGCTGTCCAGAAAGCCAGTATTTTTGCCTCGTAATCTCCGTTCCTGGAGGAAGTTAACAGCAGCCAGACAAACAAATCAAGATGTTGAAAA GGGTGGCTGCCCAGAAGATGTCAAACCTCCTGTGTGTCCTGATATGGATGCTGTTGACAACACACAGTGCAAATTCAACCTGTCCTCATTCAAAATGGTTTTTGTAGTCAATAGTGATTCATATATGTACAAGAAACAAGCTCTTAAAAGAGCCAAACAG AGTCATGAACACGTCAGTCAGAGGATGCGCAGTGGCCTAATATCATGGCATAGTGACTGGTGTACCAGACATGTCTCTGAGGCAGATCAAAGAGCTGCCACAGACTGGTTTTTGGGACACACTGATGGTTTGCGGCCTAACAGTACTCGAATATTGCGCATTAATGATCCCTCCCGACCCCCGTTTGCACCCTACAACAAGTACAAGTGTGAATTAGATGAAAGTGGTGGGTCCTAA
- the LOC123499623 gene encoding paired amphipathic helix protein Sin3a-like isoform X8 — MNRRVDDISGRGEAVSGIVSAGGVAGGLTQGGQGVTGGPGGVGGGPGGYIRGPTITHLGTRPGQPTTPVATAGTPVPGVVPVPATTAGQGVGGAPTPLDHQPHNPASQPVFTGYGGAKVEMHTGVHHTVPAYPASLPAAPQPQVGGVANANVVHQTAAAAVGAAVAAAGATQGTGQFQRLKVEDALSYLDQVKLRFGKQPQVYNDFLDIMKEFKSQSIDTPGVIARVSQLFRGHPELIVGFNTFLPPGYKIEVQGNEQVKVSVSVPGQQTTVVHTPQGVHHHITSTHHPPPPPPPAVTVKPPHHPPPQRSLSAGVTQHPGPGLVGTHTVHNVTGGTSGPGGGGSSSVVTGGGGGGTGGGGGPGGGGSGVGTGAGGGAASVSQVTNVSGGNSAPSATNTSCSSNATNNTTAGTPHSTNTAPQHPNREPQPPPPPPPHHHHHHHQAPAQPVEFNHAINYVNKIKLRFQGQPDIYKQFLEILHTYQKEQRHIKDGGSIPTRALTETEVYEKVAKLFENQEDLLQEFSQFLPDATNNSATQAAVSDIMDQYRTHHGSNKAVSNDHTSVKKSNIKGSCGLGSGNNLVSGPGNTPNKTSSMFGLQLKRPHSGPTQTHTHSHAQPPVKKPKLGYLKDMSAAEAGKYATLAEYAFFDKVRKALRHEETYHNFLRCITLYNEEIITRSELVQLVHPFLTKFPDLLKWFKEFVGYREGSMGSSDIIPSTVAKQERISGDLAMEIDYTTCKRLGASYCALPKSYPQPKCSGRTSLCREVLNDTWVSFPSWSEDSTFVTSRKTQYEEYIYRCEDERFELDVVLETNLATMRVLEGVHKKLQRMSPEEAARFRLDDCLGGNSPTIHQRAIRRIYGDKAPDIIDGLKKNPVVAVPLVLRRLKAKDEEWREAQKGFNKIWREQNEKYYLKSLDHQGITFKQTDVKTIRSKSLLNDIETLFDERHEQAEENNEIITGPHMVLHYPDKFILDDAANLVIHHVKRQTTYHKDDKAKIKQIVRHFIPDLLFHTRQDMSDDEKDLDEEDEEEEDVKSEGKSEGSSRRDLRGRDCKQVSSTQCTTTTTTSTSTTNNNSNKRKTRNRGIDQEKEDYKNIRETSGNNNNNNHSKTKDDMKGKTAINGDATEDEKVNIKTELDDDKVEVKEESGNTGNGSLEPDDEYRLFMCNNNWYLFLRLHQILCCRLTTMYEHAVRIAAEEARDKKDRKEATAVALRLKPKNEIAVEDYYPAMLDMIKNVLDGNLESTAYEDTLREMFGIHAYTGFTLDKVVTGAVRQLQHLVCDEPPAQCTAMFLTEAKRGGAGGPVASAHRRLAAEQAYQKRSERLLQDENCFKVYTYKRNCRMTIELIDTEIEEGEESGGSPGTGVSPSGPIPPNSTIPPAVTEVERWSEYVEKYVSSVTPQISPAMQAQLSRKPVFLPRNLRSWRKLTAARQTNQDVEKGGCPEDVKPPVCPDMDAVDNTQCKFNLSSFKMVFVVNSDSYMYKKQALKRAKQSHEHVSQRMRSGLISWHSDWCTRHVSEADQRAATDWFLGHTDGLRPNSTRILRINDPSRPPFAPYNKYKCELDESGGS; from the exons gttggAGGAGTTGCCAATGCAAATGTTGTGCACCAGACAGCTGCAGCTGCTGTTGGGGCAGCTGTTGCTGCAGCAGGGGCTACTCAGGGGACAGGCCAATTCCAAAGACTAAAAGTAGAAGATGCACTCTCCTACTTAGATCAG GTGAAGCTGAGATTTGGGAAACAACCCCAAGTTTACAATGACTTCTTGGATATtatgaaagagttcaagtcacagTCGATAGACACCCCAGGAGTTATTGCCCGTGTGTCACAACTCTTCCGTGGTCATCCAGAGCTCATTGTGGGCTTCAACACCTTTCTACCACCCGGCTACAAAATTGAGGTGCAAGGGAATGAGCAGGTGAAG GTGAGTGTCAGTGTGCCAGGCCAACAGACAACAGTGGTACACACTCCACAAGGAGTTCATCATCACATTACTTCCACTCATCatccaccgcctcctccacctcctgccgtCACTGTGAAACCTCCACATCATCCACCTCCTCAAAG atcATTATCAGCTGGAGTAACTCAGCATCCTGGGCCGGGTCTTGTTGGAACTCATACTGTTCATAATGTAACTGGAGGAACATCTGggccaggaggtggaggaagcagTAGTGTTGTAACTGGGGGAGGTGGGGGTGGAACCGGAGGGGGAGGAGGTCCGGGTgggggtggcagtggtgttggtactggagcaggaggaggtgctgCCAGTGTCAGTCAGGTAACCAATGTTAGTGGTGGGAACAGCGCTCCCTCAGCAACGAATACCAGTTGTAGCTCAAATGCCACTAATAACACCACTGCAGGAACGCCACACTCCACTAACACTGCCCCACAGCACCCAAACCGTgaacctcaaccaccaccaccgcctccccctcatcatcaccatcaccatcatcaggcTCCAGCACAACCTGTGGAATTCAACCATGCAATTAATTATGTTAATAAGATAAAG TTACGGTTTCAAGGTCAGCCAGATATTTATAAACAGTTCCTAGAAATCCTTCACACTTACCAAAAGGAGCAGCGGCATATCAAAGATGGAGGTTCTATTCCCACTCGAGCCCTCACAGAAACAGAAGTTTATGAAAAG GTTGCAAAATTGTTTGAAAATCAAGAAGATTTGTTGCAAGAATTCAGTCAGTTTCTCCCAGATGCTACCAACAACTCTGCAACACAGGCAGCTGTGTCAGATATTATGGATCAGTATCGGACTCATCATGGA AGTAACAAGGCAGTGAGCAATGATCATACATCAGTGAAGAAGTCAAACATCAAAGGCTCATGTGGGTTAGGATCAGGAAACAATCTCGTCAGTGGCCCAGGCAATACTCCAAACAAAACTTCAAGTATGTTTGGCCTTCAGTTGAAGCGGCCTCATTCAGGCCCCACACAAACTCACACCCATTCACATGCTCAGCCTCCAGTAAAGAAACCAAAGCTTGGCTACCTGAAGGATATGAGTGCTGCAGAAGCAGGAAAATATGCAACCTTGGCAGAGTATGCCTTTTTCGATAAG GTTCGGAAAGCTCTGCGACATGAAGAAACATACCATAATTTTTTGAGATGCATCACACTATACAATGAAGAAATTATAACCCGCTCAGAGCTAGTGCAACTAGTCCACCCGTTCCTTACCAAGTTCCCTGATCTCCTGAAGTGGTTTAAG gAGTTTGTTGGTTACAGAGAAGGCTCTATGGGTTCTTCAGATATTATACCTTCAACTGTTGccaaacaagaaagaataagtgGAGATTTAGCCATGGAAATAG ATTATACAACATGCAAGAGGTTAGGAGCTTCATACTGTGCTCTTCCCAAGTCATATCCTCAACCCAAATGTTCTGGTCGTACAAGTTTGTGTCGAGAAGTCCTCAATGACACTTGGGTGTCATTTCCTTCCTGGTCAGAAGATTCCACCTTTGTTACGTCTCGGAAAACACAGTATGAAGAGTACATATATCGATGTGAGGATGAGAGGTTTGag CTTGATGTTGTCTTAGAGACAAACTTGGCAACCATGAGAGTTCTTGAAGGAGTACACAAGAAGCTGCAAAGGATGAGTCCAGAAGAAGCAGCAAGATTCAGATTAGATGACTGCCTAGGAGGCAACTCTCCCACTATACACCAAAGGGCCATCCGTAGAATATATGGTGATAAAGCTCCTGATATAATTGACGGGCTAAAAAAGAATCCTGTTGTTGCAGTGCCTTTGGTGTTGAGGAGGCTAAAAGCAAAG GatgaggagtggagagaagCACAGAAAGGTTTCAACAAAATCTGGAGGGAACAAAATGAGAAATACTATCTAAAGTCCTTGGATCATCAGGGTATTACTTTTAAGCAGACTGATGTCAAAACCATTCGATCAAAAAGTTTATTGAACGACATAGAAACACTGTTTGATGAG CGCCATGAGCAAGCTGAAGAGAATAATGAGATAATAACTGGACCCCATATGGTACTTCATTACCCGGACAAATTTATCCTTGATGATGCAGCTAACTTAGTCATTCATCATGTCAAAAGACAAACTACTTACCACAAAGACGACAAAGCCAAAATCAAGCAAATAGTCAGGCATTTCATCCCTGATCTTCTCTTTCATACTAGACAAGATATGTCTGATGATGAAAAGGACTTAGATG aagaagatgaggaagaagaagatgttaAAAGTGAAGGCAAGAGTGAGGGAAGTAGTCGCCGAGATCTCAGAGGGCGGGATTGTAAACAAGTGTCATCTACACAAtgtaccacaaccactacaacctccacatccaccaccaataataactcaaataaaagaaaaacaagaaatagaggaattgatcaggaaaaggaagattacaAAAATATCAGGGAAACCAgtggcaacaataacaataataaccacaGTAAAACCAAAGATGATATGAAAGGCAAGACTGCAATAAATGGTGATGCAACAGAAGATGAAAAAGTTAACATAAAGACAGAATTAGATGATGATAAAGTTGAAGTAAAAGAGGAATCTGGTAACACAGGAAATGGAAGTTTGGAGCCA gATGATGAATACCGATTGTTTATGTGCAACAACAACTGGTATCTTTTTCTACGGTTGCACCAAATTCTGTGCTGTAGACTCACCACAATGTATGAGCACGCTGTCAGAATTGCAGCTGAAGAAGcgagagataaaaaagatagaaaagaagcaaCAGCAGTTGCCTTACGTCTCAAGCCTAAAA ATGAAATTGCTGTTGAGGATTATTATCCGGCCATGCTTGATATGATCAAGAATGTCCTGGATGGCAATTTGGAATCAACTGCATATGAAGACACATTACGGGAAATGTTTGGTATTCATGCTTACACAGGATTTACTTTGGATAAG GTTGTAACAGGAGCAGTAAGACAACTGCAGCATTTGGTTTGTGATGAACCTCCTGCTCAGTGCACTGCAATGTTCCTAACTGAGGCTAAGAGAGGAGGTGCTGGGGGTCCTGTAGCCTCTGCACATAGAAGATTGGCTGCAGAACAGGCATATCAAAAGAGATCAGAGCGTCTGCTGCAAGATGAAAATTGCTTCAAAGTTTATACA TACAAACGAAACTGCAGGATGACAATTGAGCTGATAGATACAGAgattgaagagggagaggagagtggaggaagtcCTGGAACTGGAGTGAGTCCCAGTGGTCCAATTCCACCTAATTCAACCATTCCACCAGCTGTAACAGAAGTTGAGAGATGGAGTgaatatgtagaaaaatatgTCTCTTCTGTTACACCTCAG ATCTCTCCTGCTATGCAGGCCCAGCTGTCCAGAAAGCCAGTATTTTTGCCTCGTAATCTCCGTTCCTGGAGGAAGTTAACAGCAGCCAGACAAACAAATCAAGATGTTGAAAA GGGTGGCTGCCCAGAAGATGTCAAACCTCCTGTGTGTCCTGATATGGATGCTGTTGACAACACACAGTGCAAATTCAACCTGTCCTCATTCAAAATGGTTTTTGTAGTCAATAGTGATTCATATATGTACAAGAAACAAGCTCTTAAAAGAGCCAAACAG AGTCATGAACACGTCAGTCAGAGGATGCGCAGTGGCCTAATATCATGGCATAGTGACTGGTGTACCAGACATGTCTCTGAGGCAGATCAAAGAGCTGCCACAGACTGGTTTTTGGGACACACTGATGGTTTGCGGCCTAACAGTACTCGAATATTGCGCATTAATGATCCCTCCCGACCCCCGTTTGCACCCTACAACAAGTACAAGTGTGAATTAGATGAAAGTGGTGGGTCCTAA